In Schistocerca americana isolate TAMUIC-IGC-003095 unplaced genomic scaffold, iqSchAmer2.1 HiC_scaffold_1264, whole genome shotgun sequence, the sequence tcctcgcaagctttgctgtcctcgcgacctttgctgttcttgcaagttgtgcagtcctcgcaagttgtgctgccctctcaagttcagctgtcctcacaagttgagctgccctctcaagttgagctgccctctcaagttgagctgccctctcaagttgagctgccctcttatgttgagctgtcctccaaagttgagctgtcctctcaagttgagctgtcctctcaagtaatgctgtcctcgcaacctgtgctgtccacgcaagctgtgctgtccccgcaacctgtgttgtcctcgcaagctgtgctgtcctcgcaagctgtgctgtcctcgcaagctgtgccgtctttgtaagctgtgccgtcctcgcaagctgtgccgtcctcgcaagctgtgctgtcctcgcaagctgtgctgtcctcgcatgctgtgctgacctcgcaagctgagctgtcctcgcaagctgtgctctcctcgcaagctgtgctgtcctcgcaagctgtgctgtcctggcaaggtgtgctgccctcgcaaggtgtgctgacctcgcaagctgtgctgtcctcgcaagctgtgctgtcctcgcaagctgtgctgtcctcgcaagttgtcctgtcctcgcaagctgtgctgtcctcgcaagctgtgctgtcctcgcaagctgtgctgtcctcgcaagctgtgctgtcctcgcaagctgtgctgagctcgcaagctgtgctgtcctcgcaagctgtgctgtcctcgcaagctgtgctgtcctcgcaagccgtgctgtcctcgcaagccgtgctgtcctcgcaacctgtgctgtccacgcaagctgtgctgtcccccacaacctgtgttgtcctcgcaagctgtgctgtcctcgcaagctgtgctgtcctcgcaagctgtgccgtctttgtaagctgtgccgtcctcgcaagctgtgccgccctcgcaagctgtgctgtcctcacaagctgtgctgtcctcgcaagctgtgctgacctcgcaagctgagctgttctcacaagctgtgctctcctcgcaagctgtgctgtcctcgcaagctatgctgtcctcgcaaggtgtgctgcccctcgcaaggtgtgctgacctcgcaagctgtgctgtcctctcaagctgtgctgtctccgcaagctgtgctgtcctcgcaagctgtgctgtcctcgcaagctgtgctgtcctcgctaactgtgctgtcctcgcaagctgtgctgtcctcacaagctgtgctgtcctcgcaagctgtgctgtcctcacaagcttgctgtcctcacaagctttgctgtcctcacaagctttgctgtcctcgcaagctttgctgtcctcgcaagttgtgctgccttcgcaagttgtgctgtcctctcaagttgagctgtcctctcaagttgagctgtcctctacagttgagctgtcctatacagatggactgtcctctcaagttgagctgtcctctcaggttgaggtgtcctctcaggttgagatttcctctcaagttgggctgtacactgaagttgagctgccctctcaagttgagctgccctctcaagttgagctgccatctcaagttgagctgccctctcaagttgagctgtcctctcaagttgtgctgtcctctcaagttgagctatcctctcaagttgagctatcctctcaagttgagctatcctctcaagttgagctatcctctcaagttgagctatcctctcaagttgagctatcctctcaagttaagctatccactcaagttgagctatcctctcaagttgagctgtcctcgcaagctgtgctgtcctcgcaagctgtgctgtcctctcaagttgtgctgtcctctcaagttgagctgtcctcgcaagctgtgctgtcctcgcaagctgtgctgtcctcgcaagctgtgctgtcctcgcaagctgtgttgtTCTCGCAACTTTTACTGTCCCCACAAGGTGTGCttccctcgcaaggtgtgctgtccttgCAATGTGTGCTGTGCTGTCCTCAAAGTATGCTGTGTTCACAAGGTCACATACACTAACTACGTGTTCTGTCATTGTGAGGATTGCAAAAGCATCTGTTACTCAACTTGCAAGAGTTACCTTGCATGGAGAAGTGACTGCTTACCCAACACTTACTCTGTACATTAGAGATACTGTGCATGCAAGAGTTGCAGCACACACTATTCATGTTCTATCAGGTAAAACCGCTGAATGTGAAGTtcttcctattcattttagtgtatCTGTACATGCAAGTGTTACTATATACATTAAGGttgctgcaaatgaaacagttaCTGAACGTACTAGAGTAATGGCATCCACTAGGTTAATCAAAAAgtttgttgtcctcgcaagctgtgctgtccttgcaacctgtgctgtcctcgcaagctgtgctgtcctctcaagctgtgctgtcctttcaagctgtgctgtcctcgcaagttgtgctgtactcgcaacttgtgcagtactgtcaacttgtgctgtcctcacaagttgtgctgtactcgcaacttgtgcagcactgtcaacttgtgctgtcctcacaagttgtgctgtcctcgcaaattgcGCTGTCCCCACAAATTGTGCTGTCCCCGCAAGGTGTGCTTCCCACACAAGGTGTGCTGTCCTTGCAATGTGTGCTGTGCTGTCATCAAAAAGTATGCTGTGTTCACAAGGTCAGATACACTAACTACATGTTCTGTCATTGTGAGGATTGCCGGTGTCAATATCTGTGCCGTCAATGTAAGCTGTACTGTCCTCACAGATTTTGCACTCATCATAAGGTGAGCAGGAATGGCATGGCACAATATGCACTTATCAGAAAATGTGTTTTTCCTCCCAACATGTTGTACCTTAATATGGTGTTCTGTCCTCGCTTCTTTAACGGTCCTGAAAATATTTGCTGTTCTCATAAGATACGCCGTCCTCAAAAAGTATGCTGCTGCACAAGGTGTGTTGTCCTCGAAAGATGTCCTTTCCTTGCGGGCTGTTTTGTCCTTGCAAGGGGTGTGCATTCTGTGCAAGGTGAGCTGTCCTCACTGGTTGTGCTGTCCATGAAAATTATTCTGCCCCCCACATGGTGAGCTGTACTGCCAACATGTGCTAACCTCATAATGAGTGCAGCAATCAGAAGGCATGCAGTCATTGGAAcacataatttttcacaaaatatgccatcttcatatattgtCCTATCCCCACACAGTGTACTAACATTACAAGGCATTCTCTCCTCATGGGGTAAGCCTCCCTTATAAAATGTCCTCTCATTCCAACATGTGCTCTCCCTTTAAGGTGTGCGGACTGCCTAAAGTGAGCTGTCCCCTGCATATCTGCCATCTTCTTAACACTTGATGTACTCAGTAGGTGTGCAATTTTATTGGTGTCTTGTGTTCTGAAGGTGTCTTTGCAGGGCGAGCTGTCTTCACAaggcatcctaacttcacaggtgtGCAGTCTTCACTAAGTGTGCAGTGCTTGTGAGGTGTGCTGTCCCTGCATGGTGTGCAATCCTCACATGGTGTGCCATCTTCGAATGATGTGCcatcctcgaatggtgtgccgtcctcgaatggtgtgccgtcctcgaatggtgtgccgtcctcgaatggtgtgtcgtcctcgaatggtgtgccgtcctcgaatggagtgccgtcctcgaatggtgtgccgtcctcgcttggtgtgccgtcctcgcttggtgtgccgtcctcgcaaggtgtgccgtcctcgcaaggtgtgccgtcctcgcaaggtgtgccgtcctcgcaaggtgtgccgtcctcgcaaggtgtgccgtcctcgcaaggtgtgccgtcctcgcaagctgtgccgtccgcgcaaggtgtgccgtccgcgcaaggtgtgccgtccgcgcaaggtgtgccgtccgcgcaaggtgtgccgtccgcgcaaggtgtgccgtccgcgcaaggtgtgccgtccgcgcaaggtgtgccgtcctcgcttggtgtgccgtcctcgcttggtgtgccatcctcgcttggtgtgccgtcctcgcttggtgtgccgtcctcgcttggtgtgccgtcctcgcaaggtgtgccgtcctcgcaaggtgtgccgtcctcgcttggtgtgccgtcctcgcttggtgtgccgtcctcgcttggtgtgccgtcctcgcttggtgtgccgtcctcgcttggtgtgccgtcctcgcttggtgtgccgtcctcccttcgtgtgccgtcctcgcttggtgtgccgtcctcgcttggtgtgccgtcttcGCGAGGTGTGccatccttgcaagctgtgctgtactcacatacaatgcatgaCAAGCCCACCTTGCAGAGCAAGCTGAGCTCACATTGTGTGGTTCTACCATCCCAAGATGTTCTGTCCTCACATAATGCGCTGTCCTCAGTAGGGATGCTGCCCTCAAAAGGAGTGGTGTCCACGCTTCACGTTCTGTCCTTCAATAGAGTCACTTCCTAATAGTATGTGCCATCTCCCATCAGTGTAGTCTCTCACAATCTGTACTGTCTTTCGAATGTGTGTTGCCCCTGGTAgctgtgcttccctttcatggtgaGCTGTGAGGTGCGCTGACAAGTGCGACTGATATCAGAATGTATGCTCCTCTACCTGTAGCAACATGTCTCTTTCTTAAATTAACTTCCTCACAATCTGGGATTATTTCATTAAGAGAGTTATCGCACAAGGTGTACTGCCTACACGTCATGATGCTTGGACATGGTTTGCAGTCCTTACACTGCATGACGTCCACAAAGATCTTCTCACTTAATAGGAGTGATGAAATCAGACTATGCAGTAATAACAGTGTGTAAAGACTTTGCAAGGTGTGCAGAATTTTTAAGGAGTGCAGCCCTTGCAAAGAGTGAGACTTTCAATGACTGTAGCCTTCTCAATGACTGCAACGTTCACATTGAGTGCAGCCTCCGCAGGGAGTGCAGCCTCCACATGGAGTGTAGTCTCTGCATGGAGTGCAGCCGTCACTAGGAGTACACATTTCGCAGAAAATGTAGCCTCCACACGGAGTACACCCTTCGCACAGAGTTCAGTCTTTGCATGCAGTGCAGCAGGTTTCACACAGAGTGCAGCCCTCGAACAGAGTGCAGCCCTCGAacagagtgcagccttcgcatggagtgtagccttcgcatggagtgtagcctttgcatggagtgtagccattgcatggagtgtagcctttgcatggagtgtagccattgcatggagtgtagcctttgcatggagtgtagcctttgcatggagtgtagcctttgcatggagtgtagccttcgcatggagtgtagccttcgcatggagtgtagcctttgcatggagtgtagccttcgcatggagtgtagccttcgcatggagtgtagccttcgcatggtgtgtagccttcgcatggagtgtagccttcgcatggagtgtagccttcgcatggagtgtagcctgcgcatggagtgcagcctttgcatggagtgcagccttcgcatggagtgcagccttcgcatggagtgcagccttagcatggagtgcagccttcgcatggagtgcagcattcgcatggagtgcagccttcccaTGAAGTGCAACCATCGCACTGTGTGCAGCCTTCGAACGGAGTGCAGCGTTCGCAAGAAGTGCAGCCAACGTAAGGAGCACAGCCTTTGCACAGAGTGCATTCTTTGCACAGGATGCAGCGTATGCACGGGGTGCAGCCTTCGAATGAAATGCAgttttcgcatggagtgcagcctttggATGGAGTGCAACCGTTGCTCGGAGTGCAACCTTCGCACGGAGTACAATCCTTGCTCAGAGTGCAACCTTTGCTCGGAGTGCAACCTTTGCTCGGAGTGCAACCTTCGCTCGGAGTGCAGCCTTCGCTTGGAGTGCACCCTTTTctcggagtgctgccttcgcaaggcgtgcagccttcacaaggagtgcagcctttgcaaggagtgcagccttcgcaaggagtgcagccttcgcaaggagtgcagccttcgcaaggtgtgcagcctttgcaaggagtccagcctttgcaaggagtgcagccttcgcaaggtgtgctgtccacgcaagccttgctgtcctcgcaagccgtgctgtcctcacaagctttgcagtcctcacaagctttgctgtcctcgcaagctttcctgtcctcgcaagctgtgccgtcctcgcaagctgagccctcctcgcaagctgtgctgtcctcgcaagccgtgctgtcctcgcaagctatgctgtcctcgcaagctgtgctgtcctcgcaagctgtgctgtcctcgcaagccgtgctgttctcgcaagccgtgctgtcctcacaacctgtgctgtccacgcaagctgtgctgtccccgcaacctgtgttgtcctcgcaagctgtgctgtcctcgcaagctgtgtgtcctcgcaagctgtgccgtctttgtaagctgtgccgtcctcgcaagctgtgccgtcctcgcaagctgtgctgtcctcgcaagctgtgctgtcctcgcaagctgtgctgacctcgcaagctgagctatcctcgcaagctgtgctctcctcgcaagctgtgctgtcctcgcaagctgtgctgtcctcgcaaggtgtgctgccctcgcaaggtgtgctgacctagcaagctgtgctgtcctcgcaacctgtgctgtcctcgcaagctgtgctgtcctcgcaagttgtgctgtcctcgcaagctatgctgtcctcgcaagctgtgctgtcctcgcaagctgtgctgtcctcgcaagctgtgctgtcctcgcaagctgtgctgagctcgcaagctgtgctgtccccgcaagctatgctgtcctcgcaagctgtgctgtcctcgcaagctgtgctgtcctcgcaagccgtgctgtcctcgcaagccgtgctgtcctcgcaacctgtgctgtcaacgcaagctgtgctgtccccgcaacctgtgttgtcctcgcaagctgtgctgtcctcgcaagctgtgctgtcctcgcaagctgtgccgtctttgtaagctgtgccgtcctcgcaagctgtgccgtcctcgcaagctgtgctgtcctcacaagctgtgctgtcctcgcaagctgtgctgacctcgcaagctgagctgttctcgcaagctgtgctctcctcgcaagctgtgctgtcctcgcaagctgtgctgccctcgcaaggtgtgctgccctcgcaaggtgtgctgacctcgcaagctgtgctgtcctcgcaagctgtgctgtcctcgcaagctgtgctgtcctcgcaagctgtgctgtcctcgcaagctgtgctgtcctcgctagctgtgctgtcctcgcaagctgtgctgtcctcgcaagctaagctgtcctcgcaagctgtgctgtcctcgcaagctgtgctgtcctcgcaagctgtgctgagctcgcaagctgtgctgtcctcgcaagctgtgctgtcctcgcaagctgtgctgtcctcgcaagctgtgctgtcctcgcaagctgtgctgtcctcgcaagctgtgctgtcctcacaagctttgctgtcctcacaagctttgctgtcctcacaagctttgctgttctcgcaagttgtgctgccttcgcaagttgtgctgtcctctcaagttgagctgtcctctcaagttgagctgtcctctacagttgagctgtcctaaacagatggactgtcctctcaagttgagctgtcctctcaggttgaggtgtcctctcaggttgagatttcctctcaagttgggctgtacactgaagttgagctgccctctcaagttgagctgccctctcaagttgagctgccatctcaagttgagctgccctctcaagttgagctgccctctcaagttgagctgccctcccaagttgagctgtcccctcaagttgagctgtcctcttaagaTGAGCTGccttctctagttgagctgtcctctcaagttgagctgtcccctcaagttaagctgtcctctcaagttgaactgtcctctcaagttgagatgtcctctcaagttgacctctCCTTCAAGTTTAGCTGTCCTctgatgttgagctgtcctcttcagaTGAGCTGTCCtcgctagatgagctgtcctctcaagttgagctgccctttcaagttgagctgtcctctcaatttaagctgtcctgtcaagttgagctgtcctctcaagttgagctgtcctctcaagttgagctgtcctctcaagttgagctgtcctctcaagttgagctgtcctcgaaggccgtgctgtcctcgcaagttgtgctgtcatcgcaagctgtgctgtcctcgaaagctgtgctgtcctcccaagctgtgctgtcctcgcaagctgtgctctcctcgcaagctgtgctgtcctcgcaagccgtgctgtccttgcaagccgtgctgtcctcgccaggtgtgctgtcctcacaagccgtgctgtccttgcaagccgtgctgtcctcggaagccgtgctgtccacgcaagccttgctgtcctcgcaagccgtgctgtcctcacaagctttgctgtcctcacaagctttgctgtcctcgcaagctttcctgtccttgtaagttgtgctgtcctctcaagttgagctgtcctctcaggttgaggtgtcctctcaggttgagatttcctctcaagttgagctgtacactgaagttgagctgccctctcaagttgagctgccctctcaagttgagctgccctctcaagttgagctgccctctctagttgagctgccctctgaagctgagcagccctctcaagttgagcagtcctctcaagttttgctgtcctctgaagttgagctgtcctctcaagttgagctgtcctctcaatttcagctgtcctctcaagttgagctgtcctcgcaagctgtgatgtccttgcaagctgtgccatcctcgcaagctgtgccatcctcacaagctgtgctgtcctcgcaagctgtcctgtcctcgcaagctatgctgtcctcgcaagctgtgctgtcctcgcaagctgtgctgtcctcgcaagccgtgctgtcctcgcaacctgtgctgtccacgcaagctgtgctgtccccgcaacctgtgttgtcctcgcaagctgtgctgtcctcgcaagctgtgctgtgctcgcaagctgtgccgtctttgtaagctgtgccgtcctcgcaagctgtgccgtcctcgcaagctgtgctgtcctcgcaagctgtgctgtcctcgcaagctgtgctgtcctcgcaagctgtgctgtccgcgttagctgtgctgtcctcgcaagctgtgctgtcctcgcaagctgcgctgtcctcgcaagctgtactgtcctcgcaagctgtgctgtcatcgcaagccttgctgtcctcgcaagccgtgctgtcctcgccggccgtgctgtcttcgcaagctttgctgtcttcgcatgttgtgctttcctctcaagtagtgctgtcctctcaagttgagctgtcctctcaagttgagctgtcctctcaagttgagctgtcctctcaagttgagctgccctcttatgttgagctgtcctccaaagctgagctgtcctctcaagttgagctgtcctctcaagttgagctgtcctcgcaagccgtgctgtcctcgcaagttgtgctgtcatcgcaagctgtgctgtcctcgaaagctgtgctgtcctcccaatttgtgctgtcctcgcaagctgtgctctcctcgcaagctgtgctgtcctcgcgagccgtgctgtccttgcgacttttgctgtcctcgcaagctttgctgtcctcgcaagctttgctgtcctcgcgacctttgctgttcttgcaagttgtgcagtcctcgcaagttgtgctgccctctcaagttcagctgtcctcacaagttgagctgccctctcaagttgagctgccctctcaagttgagctgccctctcaagttgagctgccctcttatgttgagctgtcctccaaagttgagctgtcctctcaagttgagctgtcctctcaagtaatgctgtcctcgcaacctgtgctgtccacgcaagctgtgctgtccccgcaacctgtgttgtcctcgcaagctgtgctgtcctcgcaagctgtgctgtcctcgcaagctgtgccgtctttgtaagctgtgccgtcctcgcaagctgtgccgtcctcgcaagctgtgctgtcctcgcaagctgtgctgtcctcgcatgctgtgctgacctcgcaagctgagctgtcctcgcaagctgtgctctcctcgcaagctgtgctgtcctcgcaagctgtgctgtcctggcaaggtgtgctgccctcgcaaggtgtgctgacctcgcaagctgtgctgtcctcgcaagctgtgctgtcctcgcaagctgtgctgtcctcgcaagttgtcctgtcctcgcaagctgtgctgtcctcgcaagctgtgctgtcctcgcaagctgtgctgtcctcgcaagctgtgctgtcctcgcaagctgtgctgagctcgcaagctgtgctgtcctcgcaagctgtgctgtcctcgcaagctgtgctgtcctcgcaagccgtgctgtcctcgcaagccgtgctgtcctcgcaacctgtgctgtccacgcaagctgtgctgtccccacaacctgtgttgtcctcgcaagctgtgctgtcctcgcaagctgtgctgtcctcgcaagctgtgccgtctttgtaagctgtgccgtcctcgcaagctgtgccgccctcgcaagctgtgctgtcctcacaagctgtgctgtcctcgcaagctgtgctgacctcgcaagctgagctgttctcacaagctgtgctctcctcgcaagctgtgctgtcctcgcaagctatgctgtcctcgcaaggtgtgctgccctcgcaaggtgtgctgacctcgcaagctgtgctgtcctctcaagctgtgctgtctccgcaagctgtgctgtcctcgcaagctgtgctgtcctcgcaagctgtgctgtcctcgctaactgtgctgtcctcgcaagctgtgctgtcctcacaagctgtgctgtcctcgcaagctgtgctgtcctcacaagctttgctgtcctcacaagctttgctgtcctcacaagctttgctgtcctcgcaagctttgctgtcctcgcaagttgtgctgccttcgcaagttgtgctgtcctctcaagttgagctgtcctctcaagttgagctgtcctctacagttgagctgtcctatacagatggactgtcctctcaagttgagctgtcctctcaggttgaggtgtcctctcaggttgagatttcctctcaagttgggctgtacactgaagttgagctgccctctcaagttgagctgccctctcaagttgagctgccatctcaagttgagctgccctctcaagttgagctgtcctctcaagttgtgctgtcctctcaagttgagctatcctctcaagttgagctatcctctcaagttgagctatcctctcaagttgagctatcctctcaagttgagctatcctctcaagttgagctatcctctcaagttaagctatccactcaagttgagctatcctctcaagttgagctgtcctcgcaagctgtgctgtcctcgcaagctgtgctgtcctctcaagttgtgctgtcctctcaagttgagctgtcctcgcaagctgtgctgtcctcgcaagctgtgctgtcctcgcaagctgtgctgtcctcgcaagctgtgttgtTCTCGCAACTTTTACTGTCCCCACAAGGTGTGCttccctcgcaaggtgtgctgtccttgCAATGTGTGCTGTGCTGTCCTCAAAGTATGCTGTGTTCACAAGGTCACATACACTAACTACGTGTTCTGTCATTGTGAGGATTGCAAAAGCATCTGTTACTCAACTTGCAAGAGTTACCTTGCATGGAGAAGTGACTGCTTACCCAACACTTACTCTGTACATTAGAGATACTGTGCATGCAAGAGTTGCAGCACACACTATTCATGTTCTATCAGGTAAAACCGCTGAATGTGAAGTtcttcctattcattttagtgtatCTGTACATGCAAGTGTTACTATATACATTAAGGttgctgcaaatgaaacagttaCTGAACGTACTAGAGTAATGGCATCCACTAGGTTAATCAAAAAgtttgttgtcctcgcaagctgtgctgtccttgcaacctgtgctgtcctcgcaagctgtgctgtcctctcaagctgtgctgtcctttcaagctgtgctgtcctcgcaagttgtgctgtactcgcaacttgtgcagtactgtcaacttgtgctgtcctcacaagttgtgctgtactcgcaacttgtgcagcactgtcaacttgtgctgtcctcacaagttgtgctgtcctcgcaaattgcGCTGTCCCCACAAATTGTGCTGTCCCCGCAAGGTGTGCTTCCCACACAAGGTGTGCTGTCCTTGCAATGTGTGCTGTGCTGTCATCAAAAAGTATGCTGTGTTCACAAGGTCAGATACACTAACTACATGTTCTGTCATTGTGAGGATTGCCGGTGTCAATATCTGTGCCGTCAATGTAAGCTGTACTGTCCTCACAGATTTTGCACTCATCATAAGGTGAGCAGGAATGGCATGGCACAATATGCACTTATCAGAAAATGTGTTTTTCCTCCCAACATGTTGTACCTTAATATGGTGTTCTGTCCTCGCTTCTTTAACGGTCCTGAAAATATTTGCTGTTCTCATAAGATACGCCGTCCTCAAAAAGTATGCTGCTGCACAAGGTGTGTTGTCCTCGAAAGATGTCCTTTCCTTGCGGGCTGTTTTGTCCTTGCAAGGGGTGTGCATTCTGTGCAAGGTGAGCTGTCCTCACTGGTTGTGCTGTCCATGAAAATTATTCTGCCCCCCACATGGTGAGCTGTACTGCCAACATGTGCTAACCTCATAATGAGTGCAGCAATCAGAAGGCATGCAGTCATTGGAAcacataatttttcacaaaatatgccatcttcatatattgtCCTATCCCCACACAGTGTACTAACATTACAAGGCATTCTCTCCTCATGGGGTAAGCCTCCCTTATAAAATGTCCTCTCATTCCAACATGTGCTCTCCCTTTAAGGTGTGCGGACTGCCTAAAGTGAGCTGTCCCCTGCATATCTGCCATCTTCTTAACACTTGATGTACTCAGTAGGTGTGCAATTTTATTGGTGTCTTGTGTTCTGAAGGTGTCTTTGCAGGGCGAGCTGTCTTCACAaggcatcctaacttcacaggtgtGCAGTCTTCACTAAGTGTGCAGTGCTTGTGAGGTGTGCTGTCCCTGCATGGTGTGCAATCCTCACATGGTGTGCCATCTTCGAATGATGTGCcatcctcgaatggtgtgccgtcctcgaatggtgtgccgtcctcgaatggtgtgccgtcctcgaatggtgtgtcgtcctcgaatggtgtgccgtcctcgaatggagtgccgtcctcgaatggtgtgccgtcctcgcttggtgtgccgtcctcgcttggtgtgccgtcctcgcaaggtgtgccgtcctcgcaaggtgtgccgtcctcgcaaggtgtgccgtcctcgcaaggtgtgccgtcctcgca encodes:
- the LOC124563998 gene encoding uncharacterized protein LOC124563998 is translated as MTCRQYTLCDNSLNEIIPDCEEVNLRKRHVATACKDGTPREDGTPSEDGTPSEDGTRREDGTPSEDGTPSEDGTPSEDGTPSEDGTPSEDGTPSEDGTPCEDGTPCEDGTPSEDGTPSEDGTPSEDGTPSEDGTPSEDGTPCADGTPCADGTPCADGTPCADGTPCADGTPCADGTPCADGTACEDGTPCEDGTPCEDGTPCEDGTPCEDGTPCEDGTPCEDGTPSEDGTPSEDGTPFEDGTPFEDGTPFEDDTPFEDGTPFEDGTPFEDGTPFEDGTSFEDGTPCEDCTPCRDSTPHKHCTLSEDCTPVNTAHIARTAHLVWEAHLAGTAQFVGTAQFARTAQLVRTAQVDSAAQVASTAQLVRTAQVDSTAQVASTAQLARTAQLERTAQLERTAQLARTAQVARTAQLARTTNFLINLVDAITLLNLRGQLNLRGQLNFSVQPNLRGNLNLRGHLNLRGQLNLRGQSICIGQLNCRGQLNLRGQLNLRGQHNLRRQHNLRGQQSLRGQQSFTPCEDSIACEDSTACEESTACENSSACEVSTACEDSTACEDSTACEGGTACEDGTAYKDGTACEDSTACEDSTACEDNTGCGDSTACVDSTGCEDSTACEDSTACEDSTACEDSTACEDSTACELSTACEDSTACEDSTACEDSTACEDSTACEDRTTCEDSTACEDSTACEDSTACEVSTPCEGSTPCQDSTACEDSTACEESTACEDSSACEVSTACEDSTACEDSTACEDGTACEDGTAYKDGTACEDSTACEDSTACEDNTGCGDSTACVDSTGCEDSIT
- the LOC124563997 gene encoding prestalk protein-like, translating into MAAQLERAAQLERAAQLQCSTTCENSKACEDSKACEDSKACEDSTACEDSTACEDSTACEDSTACEDSTACEDSTACELSTACEDSTACEDSTACEDSLACEDSTACEDSTASEDSTACEDSTACEDSTACEDSTACEDSTACEVSTPCEGSTPCEGSTACEDSTACEESTACENSSACEVSTACEDSTACEDSTACEDGTACEDGTAYKDGTACEDSTACEDSTACEDNTGCGDSTACVDSTGCEDSTACEDSTACEDSTACEDSTACEDSIACGDSTACELSTACEDSTACEDSTACEDSTACEDSIACEDSTTCEDSTACEDSTGCEDSTAC